In the Leptotrichia sp. oral taxon 223 genome, TCTTTACTTCTCCACCATTTTTTTCAACAACTTTTGTTTCTGGCAAGTCTTCTTTTTTATAATCTCCACCTTTTACGTGAATGTCTGGCTTTAAAATATCCAGCAGTTTTTCTGGTGTTTTTTCGTTAAAAATTACTGTATAATCTACAAACTTTGTACCCAAAAGCACAAAAGCTCTATTTATTTCATTATTTATCGGCCTTTTATCTCCCTTATTCACTTTAACCGAAGCATCGCTATTTATACCAACAACCAAAATATCGCCTAAATTTCTAGCTTCCTCTAGATAAGTTAAATGCCCAACATGTAAAATATCAAAAACTCCGTTAGTAAAAACTACCTTTTTCCCAGCCTTCTGCAATCTCACTATTTCATCTCTCATTTTATCAATAGTCAGTAAATTATCCTTAAAACTTTTTCCCAATTCTCTCTCCAATATATTTATCTATTTATAATTATAACATATTTAATTCATAATTTACTCAATCCCTAAATTTATTTAATTTTAAAAAGGTTTGAGCATACATCAAATTATACCACATTTTTTACAAAAAAAGAAAATTTTTCTATTTTTTTTCAACTTTTATTTTTTCTAATTTCAACAATTTAATTTTAAAAAGGTTTAAGTATATTCTCACATTTTTTATCAAAAAAGAAAAAGAAGCATAAGCTTGCTGCTTTTACTTCTCCCAATATTTATAAAATTTTTATATATTTTACAAATTAAAACAAATTTACTAAAATTGTAATAATCCATTTTCATCAAATTTAAAATCTGGTCCCCAAACCACTTCCCAATAGTATCCATCTAAATCACAAAAATACGCATGGTAACCACCCCAAAATACATCTTGAGGTTCTTTTACAATAATCCCTCCTGCTTTTTTTACCAATTCAACAATTTTATCTACATCATCCTTATTTTTTACATTGTATGTTAAAGTAATTCCTGAAAATCCGTTACCTGTCGGAGGATTAATTTCATTAATATCTTTTGCAAGTAAATCTAAAGGAAATAATTCAAATTTTGTTCCAGGCGTATCAAAAAAGCATACCGGAGGATTGTCTACTTTACATTCTGTTTTATATCCCAAACCATCCCTGTAAAACTTTAATGCTTTTTCCATATTTTTTACACCCAAACAAATACAAGTTATTTTATTCATTGTTCTCCCTCTCTTCAGCTAACATTTTTGCTAGCATTTTTCTTTTATTTTATTTATTTATTTAGAAAAATCCGTTATCAGCATTTCCACTTCAATTTTATCTTCAAGCTCAGTATCCATAATGTATCCCCATAGCATATTTGTTTGGTCTGCTCCAAATTTTTCATTTATAATCATAGTTACTTCCTGTAAATCCGTTAATCCAATGTCTGGTCCTGCTGTAATGCTTAACAGTATCTTTCTCGCTTTTTGAAGATTTTTTATAAAAGGGCTGTTTATTATTTGTTCTGTAGCAAGTTTTACCTTATCCTGTCCTTTACCTTTACCAAATGCTATTATGCCTTCCCCTGAATTTCCTAGCATTATTTTTACATCATCAAAATCAAGATTCACTACCCCTTGTTTTTTTATTAGATTTGTTATAAATTCTACGTTTTTTATAAAAATTTCATCTCTTTTTTTAAATAATTTATCAAAAGTTACACTAGAATCTGCTTCCACTAATTTTTTAAGAGGCAAAACTATAACAGTATCAGAAACTTCTTCTAATTTCTTGATTTCCTCATTTTCTCCATTTGAATTAATTGATGTAGCAACTACAATCACTGTCAATATTCCCATTGTTTTTGCAACTTCTGAAACAACATAGGCTATCTCATTATTCTTCTTTTCCGACATTTCCGTCAAAATAAATACTAAATCAGTATTTTTCAATGCATCCTGCACTTTCTCTCTTAAATCCTCAGAAACCAATATTTTTGATTCTACATTCAATTTATCCAAATTCTCCTGATTTGTATCAATTCCCACAAATTCAACTTCTGCAATCTCTTTTTCCACCATTTTATTCAAGACACCATTTCCCACCGTACCAATTCCGACAACTTTTATTCCGATACCGTCCATATTTTTTCTCCTTTAGTTGTAAAATTTTCTATATTTTAACATACTTTCTCAAAATATAGTTAAATTTTTTTACTATTTTTCATACAATTTTGCCTTTTTTTCCAATAATAAAAAATCAATCGTATGCTTTATATAATCCATTGACATATTATTTATTTTTTGATTGTATAATTTTATTGCTGTTTTTTTAATTTTTTCTTTATTAGCATAAATAAATCTTAATTCCTTTAAAATTAATTTTTTGTAGCCTTCATCTGATTCCTTGTGAACATCATAATATTTAATTACCGTTTTATCAAAAATTGGAATCATATTACTTATTTTTATAGTTCCCAGTAAAATATTTCTTTGTTTATCGGTAATTCTAATAATAAAATTATTTGACTTTCGTATTTTTCCATTATTATAATCTCTTTTTTTATTTGGAGATGATAACGGTGCTAAATAATCACAATTATTCACTCTTAAAAGCACTCCAATATATTTTCGTGTTTTCGTATAATTATCTCCTGAATAATTTAAAACTCTACCTTCAAAAAGTTTCAAATAATTTATATAGCTTTCATCTACTTCATATAACCTCATAAATTCCCCCTCGAAAAAAAGCCACCATAATTGGTAGCTTTGCATTTAAAGTTGCTTCATTTTAAGGTAGTGCAACACCTGTTTTTATCTGTCCTTCATTTTAGGGTAGCGGAACACCCGTTTTTATCTGTCCTTCATTTTAAGGTAGTGGAACACCTGTTTTTAAATTTTTCTTTCAATATAATTATATCATATTTAGTTAATTAGTCAATGTTTTTTTCTTTTTTTATTTATAAATTTTTAAATTATTTTTATTAATCGCAAAAATCTGTTGCAATCAAATATACTTTTACACAGCTTCCTTTTTGCTCAAAATCTTCAAAATTTTCAAATTTAGATTCTTCAAAGACTGTTCCCCATGCGAGAAATAAGTCTGGATTTTCTGAACTTTTGGCTACTGCTGTGGCGATTTGGCTGATTTCTTCGAGGCGTATGTCTTTTCCTGAGGTTATGTTCATTAGTATTTTTCCAGCGCCTTTTATTGAGTGTTCCAGAAGCGGTGTATTCAGTGCCTGTTCTACTGCCTTTTTTGCTCTGTCCTCTCCATCTGTTTTTCCAAATCCTAGTACTGTTTTGCCTGAATTTCGTAGTATAGATTTAATGTCTGCAAAGTCCAAATTTACAATTCCTTGTTTCTTTATTAAATCCAATATCCCTTTTACAATTATTACAAAGGATTTTTCCCCTTTTTCATAGATATTTGCCATTGGAATGTCTGGGTATAAATCATTTAATTTTTGATATGGAATGACTATTACAGTATCAGCAAAATGTTTTAATCTTCGCTTTCCTTTCTTAGCAAGCTTTATTTTATTAGGAGCCTCAAATTTAAAGGGCTTTGATACAACTGCAACTGTTAATATATCCATTGATTTTGCAATTTCTGCGATAATAGATGAGGCGAATGTGCCGGTTCTTTCACCCATTTCAGCCATAATAAATGCCATGTCTGCCTTTTCCAGCTCTTTTTTGACTTGCATCTTTAACCCTTCTACGGCTTCATAAGAAATTATTGAAGATACAAATATTTTTGTATCAGCTTTTGAATTGTTTAAATTGATTCTTTCGGTATCCACGGCTATAAAATCAGCTCTTATATCCTTTCCTACTACCATTTTATTTATCACATTGCTCCCTGTTTTCCCTATCCCTATAATTTTTATTTTTACTCCATTTAATGTTTTTTTACTGATATTCCTTTTTTCTTCAACATCTTCGGCAATGTCCCACATTGTCCTATCCTCCCAAATAATCTTACTACAAAATCATTTTTTTTATTATATGCAGCTTTGAAGTATATCACACAAATCTTTGTTTTACCTTTCAAAAAAAGTTGTTTTTATTTTTTACTTTAAAACTGCTTTAAAAACATACAAAAACTATCTTGTAACAATAGTAATAACAATTTTATCAGTCTATTGCTAAAAAAATTCTAATATATAGCAATTCTAGTTTAAAACGAGAATAATAGGTTAGTTTTTTACATATTTTTACTTCAATTTTGAATGGATTGAGTATATAGTAAAACTGCCTTAAAACCGAACCCAAAAGCTATGACTATTTTGCTCAAACCCTAAATTTTTAATAGTTCTATTTTAAATGGGTTCGAATATATATTATAAAATTATAGAAAAATATTACTATATTTCATTTTTTTTTATCAATTTTTAGTTTATACTATTCTTGTAGATACAAAAAATATTTAAATATAAATCGGGAGGCGGTTTTATGAAATCTAGAAGTTTACTATTATTCTTAATACTATCTTTAGCTTTATTTTCAGTAGTATTGTCAAATAAAAACAAAAATCGAAAGAACAGAAATGAAAATAAACCGAAAAAAGAAAATATGATTCAGACAGGAAATGAAGACATTAGAGAAATTTATCTTGCCGGCGGCTGCTTCTGGGGACTTGAAGCATATATGGAAAGAATTGACGGGGTAAAGGATGCCACGGTTGGTTATGCGAATGGTAAAACTGAAAAAACCAGCTATAATATCATCGGGGCAACAGATCACGCAGAAACAGTTCACGTAAAATATGACGCAAACAAAATTTCTTTGAGCAAACTGCTTAAATATTACTTTCAAGTTGTAGATCCTACTAGCATTAATCAGCAGGGAAATGATAGAGGTAGACAATACAGAACAGGAATTTACTATACCAACCCTAAAGACAAGGACATTATTTCACAAGAAATTGAAGAAGAGCAAAAAAAATATAAAGACAAAATTCAAGTTGAAGTCCTGCCTTTGAAAAATTACATATTAGCAGAAGAATACCATCAGGACTATTTAAGAAAAAATCCTAACGGATATTGTCACATTGATGTCAGTAAGGCAGATGAAGTTATCATTGATCCAAAAGATTATCCAAAACCGAGTGACGAAGAATTGAAAAAACGGCTTACTCCACTGCAATACAGCGTTACACAGAAAAAAAATACTGAACATTCTTTTTCAAACGAGTACTGGGACAATCATGAAGCTGGAATTTATGTGGACATAACAACAGGAGAGCCATTATTTTCCTCAAAAGATAAATACGATTCAGGCTGTGGCTGGCCAAGTTTTACAAAACCTATTTCAAAAGATGTTGTAACTTATGCAAATGATACAAGTTTTAATATGGTAAGAACAGAAGTGCTTAGTCGAAGCGGAAAAGCCCACTTGGGACATGTTTTTGATGATGGACCTAAAGACAAAGGCGGGCTTCGTTATTGCATAAATAGTGCTTCAATCAAATTTATCCCATTAAAAGATATGGAAAAAGAACATTATGGATATTTAATAAAATTAGTTCAGTAAAATGAACAGGATAGGAGAGAATTTATGTTTAATCAGCCATTATTAGTAGGAAGCGTGTTTTTAGGAGGAGTAGCTAGTTTTCTATCTCCATGCATTCTTCCCATTGTTCCTGTATATTTAGGTATTCTAAGCAAAGGGAAAAAAACAGTGCTTAATACCTTTCTATTCATTCTAGGCCTTTCGCTTACTTTCGTGAGCATAGGTTTTAGCTTTAGTTTTCTTACAGGAATATTCTTTAATGATACTATAAAACTTATGGCAGGAATAATTGTAATAATATTGGGACTACACCAGACAGGTATACTAAAATTTAGCCTTTTAGAAAAAAATAAAACTCTAAACTTTGATTTAATTGGAAAAAATTCTTCATTGCAGGCTTTTTTGTTAGGACTGACATTTAGTCTGGGGTGGACTCCATGTGTAGGCCCTATTCTTGCCTCAGTGCTTGCTCTTGCAGGAGAAAAAGGATCTGCAGTCTATGGAGGGCTAATGATGTTTATATACGTCTTAGGTCTTGCCACTCCATTTATTCTATTTTCCTTTTTCTCTCAGGAATTGCTAAAAAAAGTACGAGCTTTAAATCAATACACAAACTATTTTAAAATCTTTGGTGGATTTCTAATTATATTTATGGGAATTTTACTAATAATAAATAAATTTTAATGATTTTATTTTTTAAAAGTAATAATTTTTTAAATTTTTTAAAACAATTAGTAATCAAAATAATTTACAAAAATAATTACAAAAAATATTTTAAATTTGCTATAATACAGAAAGGAAGTAATTTTTATGAAAAAATTAATTGCAGCAATTGCAACTTTATTAAGTTTTGGAGCGATTTCATTTGGAAATACATTGCAGGGAGTTCAGTTAAAGGATATTAATAATAAACCTGTTTCCCTTAACAAGTATAAAGGTAAGAAAATATATATTAAAATGTGGGCTTCATGGTGTCCTATCTGTCTTTCAGGGTTAAGTGAAATTAATTCTTTAAGTGCAGATAAAAGTAAGAATTTTACAGTTATAACAATTGCTTCTCCAGGACAAAAGGGAGAAAAACCTACAGCTAAATTTATTCAGTGGTATAAAGGGCTCAATTACAAAAATACTACTGTATTGCTGGATGAAAAGGGAGAAGTACTAAAAAGGGCAAAAGTTTTGGGGTATCCATCAAACATTGTACTGGATGGAAACTTGAATATTATTAAAACTTTGCCGGGACATCTGACTGCTGCACAAATCAAAGGAGCTGTTAAATAAGTGTATAGTATTTTAATAATTGATGATGAACCGATTATAAGAAGAGGTATTAAAACCTTTATTGATTTTGAAAAATATAAGATAAATGATATTTATGAGGCAGAAGATGGTAATTCTGCCTTAAAGACTTTTTCTGAAGTTTTGCCTGATCTTGTCTTGCTTGATATAAATATTCCCTTTAAAAATGGGCTGACTCTTGCACAGGAAATGAAAGAGCTGAAAAACGATGTAAAAATAGCCATCATTTCAGGATATGACTACTTTGAATACGCTCAAAAGGCTCTAAAAATCGGAGTTGAAGATTATATTTTAAAACCTGTTTCAAAGACTGATATAAATGAAATAATCTCAAAACTGATTTACAGACTGGAAGAAACTAAAAAATACAACGAAGCCAGAAAAATTATTAATAAAATCAGTCACACTGAAAAAACTGCCAAAGATGTTTCCTACAGCAAGTATAAGGATATTTTAACAAAAAAAATTGAAGACAAATACAGCGAAATTTCCTTTAACTTAAATTCACTGGCGGATGAAATGAACTTATCCTCAGGATATTTAAGTTCGCTTTTTAAAAATTTATTTGGTATTCCTTTTCAGGACTATTTAAATAATATGCGGATGGAAAAGGCAAAGCTACTGCTTTTGACAACGGATCTGAAAAATTATGAAATTGGAGAACTCGTGGGAATAGAAAATTTTAACTACTTCAATTCAAAATTTAAAAAAACTTTTGGAATGACTCCAAAAGAGTTTAAAAAAAGTGTATTGGAGAAACTATGAAATTAAAAAGAACTATGAAAAACTCGATGCTGCTTCAGCTATTTTTTTACTATCTGATTGGAAACTTATTATTCATCCTGTTTTTAAGCAGTATTTTTTACTATACTTCAAAATACATCATAATGAATAAGGAAATTGAGTATACTAACGAAAATGTTATAAGTACATCCCGTTATATTACTCTTTATGCTGATAAATTGAAAAATATGATTAATCTTTTGTCTGTTGATGCCGATGTTAGAAATTTTTTAATATCAGGAAATGAAGATTCAAAAAAGAGCATTAAAAAAATGATATATTCAATTCTTGGGAATAATAAAGGAATTAAAAGTATTACTGTAATCGGAAAAAATGGTAACATTGTATCCAGTGATAAAAATAATGATATGAAAATATCAGAAAATATGATGAAGGAAAAATGGTATGTCGATGCGATAAACAATTCAGATATGCCCGTTTTTAACCCCAGCAGAAAAGATTCCGCCTCTTCTATGAACTCAGCTCTCTGGTTTCTGTCAATCAGTCGGGACATAAAAAATTCAAAAGGGGAAAATCTTGGTGTTATCGTTTTTGACATTAAATATGGAATTCTTGAAAGATATTTAAATTCTATTTCTTTCGGAAAACAAATCGACAATATTATAGTAGACAAAAACAACAATATTATTTATTACAAAGATGTGAAATGTTTTGCTGATAAAAAATGTCTTGCAAAATTTTCAGAAAAGAATAAAAATAAAGATACATATTTATACGAAACACAGATTGAAAATACAAACTGGAATTTAAGAAGCCTTGCAAACACAAATGACTTAGTTACCTTAAAGAAAAATTTTTCTCACATAGTTATCATCATTTTCCTAGTTTCACTAGCTTTTTCCTCCATTATTACATTTATCGTAATAACAAAGATTCTAAAGCCTTTAATAAAACTGGAAAATCATATGCAAAACTTTGAAAATAATCTACGGGAATTTCATTTAAGTGAAAAAACAGGCTATGAAATTCAGAACCTTGTGGAACATTTTAATATAATGGTTGAAAAGATTAAATATTTGCGGGAATATGAAATAAAGGCTCTCCACAGCCAAATTAATCCGCATTTTCTGTATAATACGCTAGATACTATCATTTGGATGGCAGAATTTGAAGACAATGAAAAAGTAATCAGTATTACAAAATCACTTGCAAACTATTTTAGGCTCTCCCTTAGCAACGGATACGAAAAAATACCGTTAAAAGATGAAATTATGCACACTAAAGAATATTTATTCATACAAAAACAGAGATACGAAGACAAACTTTCCTATTTTTTCAACATAGAAGATGAAAGCCTGCTTTCCATCGAAGTTCCAAAAATCATAATCCAGCCAATTGTAGAAAACTCCATCTATCACGGAATAAAAAACCTTTCCGGAAACGGAATCATCACAATCGACGTTTACAGACAAAACAGCACAGTCAATATCTCAGTTAAAGACAACGGAATAGGCTTTGAAAAGGCTAAACAGTTCAAAAAAAGCAAGACTGGCGGAGTTGGAACCCAAAATGTCGATAAAAGAATAAAATTCTATTACGGAAAAAATTATGGTGTATTTATAAATAAAGAGAACAAAACCGAAGGAGCAGAAGTAATTATAAAAATTCCGCTTCAATCCAGTAATAATACATTATTTTAAAACTCATTAGCTAGAAATAACCAATACAAAAATAGGACACCCACTAAAGAATGTCCTATTTTTTTTATTAAAAAATTTTATTTTGTTCCAAATATTCTATCTCCCGCATCTCCTAATCCTGGATAGATATATGCATTTTCAGTAAGTCCGTCATCAATTGAGGCAATGTACAGATCTACATCAGGATGCTTTTCACAAAATTTCTTTATTCCTTCAGGAGCACCAATAATACAAAGTACCGTAATGTTCTTTACACCTCTATCCTTTAGATAATCAAGCGTGTAAATCATTGAACCACCTGTTGCAAGCATTGGATCTACTACGAAAACTTGACTTTCGACAACGTTTGCGGGCATTTTTGCGTAATAGTAGACAGGCTCTAAGGTTTCTTCGTTTCTGTAAACTCCCAGATGTCCTACTTTTGCGTTTGGAAGAAGCTGCAATATTCCATCTATCATTCCAAGTCCTGCTCTCAGGATGGGAACCAAGGTTATTGGTTCATCCAGAACTTTTGTAGTAGTTTTCTGAATAGGAGTTTCTGTTTCAATCTCCTTTAGAGGCAAATGCTTTGTCGCTTCATAAACCATAAGTCCTGCTATCTCGTTCAGACTTTCCCTAAAAAGTTTAGTATCTGTATTCTTATTTCTCAAATTTGTAAGCTTATGTTCAATTAGTGGATGTTTCAATTCAAAAACTGCCATTAATAATCACTCCGTTCTTTTTATACTCAAACTCTTTCAAAAATCACAATATTAATTTTTTAAAAAATAATATCATCTACAGGCAAAACAGCAGCACCCATTGAAATGGACTTACCTAAATCTATTTTCATCATTTTTATAAGCCGCATAATTTCCTTTGCCTGATCATCTTCCAGATAAGTTACTAAGACACTGTCTGTTCCTGGCCATACATGACTGTTAAAATGCTTTAAGGTTTTGCTCCAGCGGCTGTAAACCTGTGGAATTATTGCATACTGCTCAATTCCATATTCACGCATTTCCTCTTTCATTTTATCCATAAAGTAGGAATCAAAATATATTTCTATCCTCTTCAAGAAAGCACCTCCTTTTCTTTAAATTTTATTTACTATTATCTATTTATTGCGATCTTTCAGCCATTTTTTTAGCTTTTCTTGCTTCCTCTTTTTCCTTTTGTCTTCTTTCTTTTCTTTCCTCAACTATCGAATAAGCCACAGGTATAAAGAATAATGTCAATAGCGTACAGAATGAAAGTCCAAACATAACCGCTACCGCCATTCCTTGATAATAACCCGAACTTCCCTTGCTTGAAAATACCATCGGAATCCATCCAAGCACCGTTGTAAGAGTTGTCATAAGTATTGGACGAAGCCGTGAACCTGCCGCTTCTACAAGGGCCTCCCTAATTTCCATACCCTTTTGCCGCAGACTCGATACGAAATCCAATAATACAATCGCGTTATTAACCGCCATACCGAACAGCATCAGAATACCAATCATAACGAACATGCTAAGCTGTATTCTTGTTACAGCCAGCCCAAACATTACTCCAATCATTGACAATGGCAATGCCAGCATCATTATTATCGGTAGAACAA is a window encoding:
- a CDS encoding sensor histidine kinase, with the protein product MKLKRTMKNSMLLQLFFYYLIGNLLFILFLSSIFYYTSKYIIMNKEIEYTNENVISTSRYITLYADKLKNMINLLSVDADVRNFLISGNEDSKKSIKKMIYSILGNNKGIKSITVIGKNGNIVSSDKNNDMKISENMMKEKWYVDAINNSDMPVFNPSRKDSASSMNSALWFLSISRDIKNSKGENLGVIVFDIKYGILERYLNSISFGKQIDNIIVDKNNNIIYYKDVKCFADKKCLAKFSEKNKNKDTYLYETQIENTNWNLRSLANTNDLVTLKKNFSHIVIIIFLVSLAFSSIITFIVITKILKPLIKLENHMQNFENNLREFHLSEKTGYEIQNLVEHFNIMVEKIKYLREYEIKALHSQINPHFLYNTLDTIIWMAEFEDNEKVISITKSLANYFRLSLSNGYEKIPLKDEIMHTKEYLFIQKQRYEDKLSYFFNIEDESLLSIEVPKIIIQPIVENSIYHGIKNLSGNGIITIDVYRQNSTVNISVKDNGIGFEKAKQFKKSKTGGVGTQNVDKRIKFYYGKNYGVFINKENKTEGAEVIIKIPLQSSNNTLF
- a CDS encoding cell division protein FtsZ, yielding MWDIAEDVEEKRNISKKTLNGVKIKIIGIGKTGSNVINKMVVGKDIRADFIAVDTERINLNNSKADTKIFVSSIISYEAVEGLKMQVKKELEKADMAFIMAEMGERTGTFASSIIAEIAKSMDILTVAVVSKPFKFEAPNKIKLAKKGKRRLKHFADTVIVIPYQKLNDLYPDIPMANIYEKGEKSFVIIVKGILDLIKKQGIVNLDFADIKSILRNSGKTVLGFGKTDGEDRAKKAVEQALNTPLLEHSIKGAGKILMNITSGKDIRLEEISQIATAVAKSSENPDLFLAWGTVFEESKFENFEDFEQKGSCVKVYLIATDFCD
- a CDS encoding cell division protein FtsZ gives rise to the protein MDGIGIKVVGIGTVGNGVLNKMVEKEIAEVEFVGIDTNQENLDKLNVESKILVSEDLREKVQDALKNTDLVFILTEMSEKKNNEIAYVVSEVAKTMGILTVIVVATSINSNGENEEIKKLEEVSDTVIVLPLKKLVEADSSVTFDKLFKKRDEIFIKNVEFITNLIKKQGVVNLDFDDVKIMLGNSGEGIIAFGKGKGQDKVKLATEQIINSPFIKNLQKARKILLSITAGPDIGLTDLQEVTMIINEKFGADQTNMLWGYIMDTELEDKIEVEMLITDFSK
- a CDS encoding redoxin family protein, which codes for MKKLIAAIATLLSFGAISFGNTLQGVQLKDINNKPVSLNKYKGKKIYIKMWASWCPICLSGLSEINSLSADKSKNFTVITIASPGQKGEKPTAKFIQWYKGLNYKNTTVLLDEKGEVLKRAKVLGYPSNIVLDGNLNIIKTLPGHLTAAQIKGAVK
- the rfaE2 gene encoding D-glycero-beta-D-manno-heptose 1-phosphate adenylyltransferase; the protein is MTIDKMRDEIVRLQKAGKKVVFTNGVFDILHVGHLTYLEEARNLGDILVVGINSDASVKVNKGDKRPINNEINRAFVLLGTKFVDYTVIFNEKTPEKLLDILKPDIHVKGGDYKKEDLPETKVVEKNGGEVKILSFVDNISTTEIINKIIEVYKK
- a CDS encoding PG0541 family transporter-associated protein — its product is MKRIEIYFDSYFMDKMKEEMREYGIEQYAIIPQVYSRWSKTLKHFNSHVWPGTDSVLVTYLEDDQAKEIMRLIKMMKIDLGKSISMGAAVLPVDDIIF
- a CDS encoding response regulator; protein product: MYSILIIDDEPIIRRGIKTFIDFEKYKINDIYEAEDGNSALKTFSEVLPDLVLLDINIPFKNGLTLAQEMKELKNDVKIAIISGYDYFEYAQKALKIGVEDYILKPVSKTDINEIISKLIYRLEETKKYNEARKIINKISHTEKTAKDVSYSKYKDILTKKIEDKYSEISFNLNSLADEMNLSSGYLSSLFKNLFGIPFQDYLNNMRMEKAKLLLLTTDLKNYEIGELVGIENFNYFNSKFKKTFGMTPKEFKKSVLEKL
- the msrB gene encoding peptide-methionine (R)-S-oxide reductase MsrB — encoded protein: MKSRSLLLFLILSLALFSVVLSNKNKNRKNRNENKPKKENMIQTGNEDIREIYLAGGCFWGLEAYMERIDGVKDATVGYANGKTEKTSYNIIGATDHAETVHVKYDANKISLSKLLKYYFQVVDPTSINQQGNDRGRQYRTGIYYTNPKDKDIISQEIEEEQKKYKDKIQVEVLPLKNYILAEEYHQDYLRKNPNGYCHIDVSKADEVIIDPKDYPKPSDEELKKRLTPLQYSVTQKKNTEHSFSNEYWDNHEAGIYVDITTGEPLFSSKDKYDSGCGWPSFTKPISKDVVTYANDTSFNMVRTEVLSRSGKAHLGHVFDDGPKDKGGLRYCINSASIKFIPLKDMEKEHYGYLIKLVQ
- the upp gene encoding uracil phosphoribosyltransferase, whose translation is MAVFELKHPLIEHKLTNLRNKNTDTKLFRESLNEIAGLMVYEATKHLPLKEIETETPIQKTTTKVLDEPITLVPILRAGLGMIDGILQLLPNAKVGHLGVYRNEETLEPVYYYAKMPANVVESQVFVVDPMLATGGSMIYTLDYLKDRGVKNITVLCIIGAPEGIKKFCEKHPDVDLYIASIDDGLTENAYIYPGLGDAGDRIFGTK
- a CDS encoding type III toxin-antitoxin system ToxN/AbiQ family toxin, with translation MRLYEVDESYINYLKLFEGRVLNYSGDNYTKTRKYIGVLLRVNNCDYLAPLSSPNKKRDYNNGKIRKSNNFIIRITDKQRNILLGTIKISNMIPIFDKTVIKYYDVHKESDEGYKKLILKELRFIYANKEKIKKTAIKLYNQKINNMSMDYIKHTIDFLLLEKKAKLYEK
- a CDS encoding cytochrome c biogenesis protein CcdA; the encoded protein is MFNQPLLVGSVFLGGVASFLSPCILPIVPVYLGILSKGKKTVLNTFLFILGLSLTFVSIGFSFSFLTGIFFNDTIKLMAGIIVIILGLHQTGILKFSLLEKNKTLNFDLIGKNSSLQAFLLGLTFSLGWTPCVGPILASVLALAGEKGSAVYGGLMMFIYVLGLATPFILFSFFSQELLKKVRALNQYTNYFKIFGGFLIIFMGILLIINKF
- a CDS encoding VOC family protein; this encodes MNKITCICLGVKNMEKALKFYRDGLGYKTECKVDNPPVCFFDTPGTKFELFPLDLLAKDINEINPPTGNGFSGITLTYNVKNKDDVDKIVELVKKAGGIIVKEPQDVFWGGYHAYFCDLDGYYWEVVWGPDFKFDENGLLQF